TGAAGCATGAATAATATGTAATACACTCTAATTTGTGAGTAAGACAACTTAATACAAGTGACATAGTGTGTGCGCATAATACTtctctttcaaaccataatataTAAAGTTTTGACTATCTCAAAAATTTCACAGCAAATATAAACATAAACCAACCACTTAAGTGACATGGCCATGAGTGTCAATTCATGCCAATGAATCTCTTGAAGAGAgctattttaaaaaaatcagaaaaatttcATGGCCATGAATTTATATTCATGCCCATGAATTTCTGCTGTAATTAAAGTTGGATGACTATACTTGTATGTGTACTACTCCTGAAATTATCATAAAAAAAAATCACACAGGTGGAGTAAAAATAATGCATACTTTTAATGATCTACCACGAGCATATCTACGAGCACACCCAAATCTACGAGCACGCCCAAATCTACGAGCACGTCCTCATCCACGTCCAAATTGCTTACTTGGCCCAAGATCATTACTAGTCACAACATTCACTTCAGGGAATGGTGTTGAACCAGTTGGAAGGGCTTGATGATTTTTCATCAATAGTTCATTAGTTTGCTCAGCAAGAAGCAAGACTGATATAAGCTCAGAATATTTCTGAAACTCTTTTTCACAATACTGTTGCTGCAGGAGCATATTATTGGCGTAAAATGTGGAGTAAGTTTTCTCCAACATAACCAGATATTCGGTTTTCAATAGCTTTTGCTTTTTTCTTGCTCAGAGATTTTGTTCTCTTCTTTGATTGTGTCACCAAGACCCATAGCGCTAAAATGGATTTCCGCATCCAAAATCCATGTCAAGTAATTTTTCCGGTGACATCAAGTGCATTGAACTCAAATTTTGTAAGATTCAATATTTCTTATATTActataataaacataatataaaatcagaaaaaattCATGGCCATGAATTTATATTCATGCCCATGAATTTATGTTGTATCTCAAGTTGGTTCTCTTTCACGTGCATGCTTCGTTAACACTTTTATAATAAGCACATTCGGTCAATATTTAAAATATTCAAGGAAAAAATGCATGACAATATAACATGATGATGGTACATTGAATTCAATCTACTTGTACATTGAATGCAATCTACTGTATATGTAGTGTCTTAGCACATTGCACCCATTTTCACCTTTATAATTTATCTCACCCCACTCAAAAAAAATATAGTTTCCTAATATATTAAAGCAATGAAGATGGGAACTATTAAAGCAAATAAGGATGAAAATATATTGATCCAATATCTCAAATCGAATATCGTTTAAAATGGCTAATTATGATAAAgtcaaatctgatcagtttcaaagaaGACCAATTTACTCTATGAAGATGATTTTATTTGAAAAAGTATAAACCACGAAAAATGTAGAAAATTCTGGGATctttccagaatggtaaggctcgttgaaaacgaacaagtaacgaattcagaaaataGATATTTGTGGACTGTAAAATCAGAATCCGCTTTTGATTATGataatattttgatatttaagacATCGAAATCACATTATATGGTAATGGAATGTAAAGACAAAATGTAGATATCGAAAAGAGATTTCCAAAATGGTATGGCTCttaatatttgaacaaatatttAATTTACTATGAATTTTAGAAGTTACTGCATATCACCCTGAATAATACAATCACACAAAATGCAGATTTTGACATACTTATAAGCAGATTTTGGAAAAATATAAAGAAGAAAGATTGTAGATAATCAAAAAAACCTTTACAACGAGTATAAGCTCAACAAAATCCGACACATAATAAACATATAAAGATCATCTTATTGCAAGCGAAACGAAGTAAACTAAAAATAATGTTCTCACCTCATGGACAAACTGAAATAATAAAATTTTCATAGAATCCTTCTTCTTCTTGGATTTCCAACACCTATCTACACTTTAATGATCTCCTTTCAACACTTATGTAAAACTGATCCCCTTATTTTATAAGCAAatcgtgctgataacgtgttataAATATATTATGATAACTATATAATAGATATGTGAGAAAAAGAGAGATTGGTAAGAAAATATTGTATTCATTCAAGTGTATCTTCAAGCTTAACTTTAACACCTATTTATAGGTGAATAGATGGATGTTACAAGATATATGAAAGGCCAAAGGGCATGAATTATATGAACTAGAAAGCCCAGAATTCTATTCTAGAAAGCTCTAAGGACATCCATATTATAACACCCTCCTCATTTTATTATCCCTGGTTTGATTAGCAATCCCTGGTTTGATTAGCATGGTCATAGTTAATGCAAAATTTGGTTTGACTTTTGAGCACTCTGGATAGGAGTCTATACAAGTTTCCGTTTTGTGGCCTACTCATATTGACAAAAAATTATTCGTGTGCGGTTGCATTCGTGCTTAcattaattaatatatattgtGCTCATCTTTTTTGCTTTCTCTTGCTAAAACTTGAAGCCTCTGGCTGGTTGCAGGTCCAAATGTCCAAATGAAGTTTCCTTTTTAGTTAATTAGCAAACGTGCAATTAGACTTTTCTAAAGAAATTAGTTATGTTGATCCAAATATTTGATCCAAATTactttttatatataataatatataaatattatattaagtaattttatcttaaatttatcatttaatcaatattaacaatttatataacatttcataaattaattaattcaagaaaaattaatacacataaaaatattaaaattgtgcacttaatttacgaaaaacacatttattgcaataattaacatacaaaatatCATTGATACACACTAATTTTCCGAATTAGTAAATTTTTCTCATAGATGCTCAATTAATGCATCTCTAATTGAAATATGTAcctctttattttttatttttctacgGCGGTTTAGGAATTCTTGAAATCGAGTATTCCACAAATTCTTGAATTCTAGTATCATTTTCGAGTCATTTTGTGTGTTGTAATTTCTTTTATGCATTTcatgtattttttattttattcaatatacttctatttaaattttaattaaattatattttctcattattttaagttttattttaaaaataattttttttaactactaattatattctgttattaattatataattaaaaaatcaaaaatcaatttaaaatctcataaactacaaataacaaaccattattttatattaaatcaagtgatccaaatttggatcaccatTTAGATCACTGTTGGAATGAAATTTAGGATAATCTACCCCAAATTTGGATCTTTAGATCACCGTTAGATTTGGCCTTAGAGAACTTTCATGCCAACTGGAATATGGGCGAAAATTACACAAAATTCATCTCTTATTATAATGACGAAAGACATGATCATTTGGAATGAGAACCTCATTCCCTCGAGTTGGGTGAATCCAATTTTCCCCACCCTGAGAGATTCCATATCATTTTCATTTTGATTTACCCCATTCTCGTACACTTCATTGTCATTCCAGATTCCCTACCACCATCCAAACGCCCCTGAATGCACCCTAACATGAACGGACAAGAGGAAAGAAATCAAATGAAACATGCATTTTTTGTTAAATAATGAATCATATAGTTTATTGGCTCACAGTGACCAAGAATCCTCTTTTGTTTCTACACATTTTAGTATATATTTACATTGTGAAGATCTATCAATCTACCGATATCTCTATCTGCATTCTAATGTTCAGCTACATTGACCTTCAGACCAACCCTCCATTAGTCTACATTGTGATCGATATGAGTAACAGGAATCGCGTTTAGAAGTTGCTTTGGGGCCTATGAAGATTGCTCAGTTACAACTTTTAAGGTTTGCAATCTTGAATAGCTAGACACTCGACCAGACCCCCAATTGCTGCTTACAGATTTCTCAATATCATCGATCCCTGCAGTAAGCGGGATCGGTCTTTCTGGGATTGTTGGAATTGCTAAACCCATGTCCAGTATTTTAACAACCTGGTCCATTGTAGGCCTGGCATATAGTTGAGGATGAGAACAAAGCACAGCAAGCAACACGTACTTTTCTACAACTTCTAAACTCCCTAGTTCTGGGATACCTTCCTCAATAACTTCTAAAGCTCTTCCGCTCCTCACCAATCCCCATGCCCAATCTGCCACAAGAGTGTGCTGCTCATCGTTTTTAACAATAAGTGCCTTTTTCCCACTCAAGAGCTCAAGGAGTACAACGCCAAAACTATAAACGTCACTTCTCTCTGTCAGCTGTCCATACAACGCGTACTCAGGTGCAACATATCCCATTGTTCCGGCTACTCTAGTACTCACATGAGTCACTCCCTCAGGAGCAAACTTAGCAAGACCGAAATCAGCCACCTTTGGCTCAAAATCCTCGTCCAATAGTATATTACTACCTTTTATATCCCTATGAATAATACTTGGTTGTGCCCCATGGTGCAGATACGCCAATCCTCTAGCAGTCCCAAGCGCAATCTTTTGCCTAACTGGCCAACTCAATTTAGTCCCAAGTGACCCAAAAAGATGGTCATGTAAACTCCCATTCTTCACTAAATCACATACAATAATCCTCTGGTGCCCTTCAAAATTAGTAGTGGCAGTACAATACCCTCTCAACGCCACGAGATTAACATGGCGAACACTCGCTATAACCTCAACTTCATGAGCAAAACTTGCATCACCAGCTGCAGAACAATTCTTAAACCTCTTCAACGCAACTTCAGAGCCATCAGGCAATACGCCTTTATAAACATTCCCATACCCTCCCCTCCCAATTATATTCAACCTCGAGAAATTCTTAGTAGCCTCCTTAATGTCATCAAACGTAAAACGAATCAACGTAGTACTACTATTAATCGATTCCAAAGCCAAATTACTcacattcatattcaaatcactCCACCTCCTCGTAATTTCTCGTTGCCtaattttatttttcaatttattcCTCCTAATTAACCAAAACCCGCTGCCACATAATAACAAAACTAAAAAACCCAGCACGACAATAACAACAATAACCGCTTTCTTCCCTTTATTACTCGAT
The sequence above is drawn from the Apium graveolens cultivar Ventura chromosome 2, ASM990537v1, whole genome shotgun sequence genome and encodes:
- the LOC141708557 gene encoding putative LRR receptor-like serine/threonine-protein kinase RKF3, encoding MSQPNTPLLFLLFISPFLLLFHTSFSQQNDTVSCPLDFEVLRRLTQGLSPSGDQCQFILQGLRLVQSDYLKRTNSFLPRVDSAESCWQAYQTLYNQLVPSFDIRKNCGFQTDWIAKGCNNITSRVEYESNNSAETLAAVTTACNQSLLNSSPCATCTTSLSSLQPSDSINATVGNVSDCTAYRSIYAAAFANSFGPDDKGNAECLFSLNFTPVKSSSNKGKKAVIVVIVVLGFLVLLLCGSGFWLIRRNKLKNKIRQREITRRWSDLNMNVSNLALESINSSTTLIRFTFDDIKEATKNFSRLNIIGRGGYGNVYKGVLPDGSEVALKRFKNCSAAGDASFAHEVEVIASVRHVNLVALRGYCTATTNFEGHQRIIVCDLVKNGSLHDHLFGSLGTKLSWPVRQKIALGTARGLAYLHHGAQPSIIHRDIKGSNILLDEDFEPKVADFGLAKFAPEGVTHVSTRVAGTMGYVAPEYALYGQLTERSDVYSFGVVLLELLSGKKALIVKNDEQHTLVADWAWGLVRSGRALEVIEEGIPELGSLEVVEKYVLLAVLCSHPQLYARPTMDQVVKILDMGLAIPTIPERPIPLTAGIDDIEKSVSSNWGSGRVSSYSRLQTLKVVTEQSS